A region from the Catellatospora sp. TT07R-123 genome encodes:
- the ftsY gene encoding signal recognition particle-docking protein FtsY, with product MASQDVLVVVLVVLAVLLLGGLAVYLVRRPGKGTTLPPAPPAPTEPPQVERGPKIPPSVIEPSADQKVIERPAAPERPAAPEVPTQAAPPAPAPAPAAPEIETPEPTAGRLVRLRARLARSQNVFGKGLLGLLSRDHLDDDAWDEIEESLISADVGVAATGEIVAKLRERTKVLGTRTTKELRALLTEELTDALNPKMDRSVHTGVVDGKPSVVLVVGVNGAGKTTSCGKIARVLVADGHTVVLGAADTFRAAAADQLATWAGRVGAEVVRGPEGGDPAAVAFDAVKKGIEAGVDTVLIDTAGRLQNKVGLMDELGKIKRVVEKHGPVSETLLVLDATAGQNGLSQARVFTEVADVTGVVLTKLDGTAKGGIVIAVQRALGIPVKLVGLGEGPDDLAPFDPAAFVSALLGDE from the coding sequence ATGGCTTCGCAAGACGTGCTCGTCGTCGTACTCGTGGTCCTCGCTGTGCTGCTGCTCGGCGGCCTCGCGGTGTACCTGGTGCGCCGGCCCGGCAAGGGCACCACCCTGCCGCCCGCGCCCCCGGCGCCGACCGAGCCGCCGCAGGTCGAGCGGGGTCCGAAGATCCCGCCGAGCGTGATCGAGCCGTCCGCGGACCAGAAGGTGATCGAGCGGCCGGCCGCGCCGGAGCGCCCGGCCGCGCCCGAGGTGCCGACGCAGGCCGCCCCGCCCGCTCCCGCGCCCGCCCCGGCCGCGCCGGAGATCGAGACGCCCGAGCCGACCGCGGGCCGCCTGGTGCGGCTGCGCGCCCGCCTGGCCCGCTCGCAGAACGTCTTCGGCAAGGGCCTGCTGGGCCTGCTGTCGCGCGACCACCTCGACGACGACGCCTGGGACGAGATCGAGGAGAGCCTGATCAGCGCCGACGTCGGCGTGGCGGCCACCGGCGAGATCGTGGCCAAGCTGCGCGAGCGCACCAAGGTGCTGGGCACCCGCACGACCAAGGAGCTGCGCGCGCTGCTGACCGAGGAGCTGACCGACGCGCTGAACCCGAAGATGGACCGCTCGGTGCACACCGGCGTCGTCGACGGCAAGCCGTCGGTGGTGCTCGTCGTCGGCGTCAACGGCGCGGGCAAGACCACCAGCTGCGGCAAGATCGCCCGGGTGCTGGTCGCCGACGGCCACACCGTGGTGCTCGGCGCCGCCGACACCTTCCGCGCCGCCGCCGCCGACCAGCTGGCCACCTGGGCCGGGCGCGTCGGCGCCGAGGTCGTGCGCGGTCCCGAGGGCGGCGACCCGGCCGCGGTCGCGTTCGACGCGGTCAAGAAGGGCATCGAGGCCGGGGTGGACACCGTGCTCATCGACACCGCGGGCCGCCTGCAGAACAAGGTCGGGCTGATGGACGAGCTCGGCAAGATCAAGCGTGTGGTCGAGAAGCACGGTCCGGTATCGGAGACGTTGCTGGTGCTCGACGCGACCGCGGGTCAGAATGGCTTGAGCCAGGCCCGGGTCTTCACCGAGGTCGCCGACGTCACCGGCGTCGTGCTCACGAAACTGGACGGGACGGCGAAGGGCGGTATCGTGATCGCGGTGCAGCGGGCGCTCGGAATCCCCGTCAAGCTCGTCGGTCTCGGCGAGGGCCCCGACGACCTTGCCCCCTTCGATCCCGCCGCGTTCGTGTCCGCGCTGCTGGGCGACGAGTGA
- a CDS encoding aminoglycoside phosphotransferase family protein: MTAPYLDPTEIPLRGGNVSTVVRVGETVRRNAGPWTPTVHALLRHLEYAGFTGSPRALGMDEHNREVLSYLPGECGEYPLAPHWVTDEALVTVATMLRMFHDAQAGFRTPQGGVWRSFGPPPPDAEIICHHDAAPHNVIWRPDGTLAMIDFDLASPGSRIYDVAYAAWTWVPIFSDRDSITLGWHRPDRPRRLRLFADAYGLIPRDRHRLVRTIRKRIVDHVEGIRRLATAGEPAFVRIVQKGHLRRPLRDLRLIDYERYTLEHALR, from the coding sequence GTGACAGCTCCCTATCTGGACCCGACCGAGATCCCGCTGCGCGGCGGCAACGTCAGCACGGTGGTGCGGGTCGGCGAGACGGTCCGGCGCAACGCCGGGCCCTGGACGCCGACCGTGCACGCCCTGCTGCGCCACCTCGAGTACGCGGGCTTCACCGGCTCCCCGCGTGCCCTGGGCATGGACGAGCACAACCGCGAGGTCCTCTCCTACCTGCCCGGCGAGTGCGGCGAATACCCGCTGGCCCCGCACTGGGTCACCGACGAGGCCCTGGTCACCGTGGCGACCATGCTGCGGATGTTCCACGACGCCCAGGCGGGCTTCCGCACGCCGCAGGGCGGGGTGTGGCGCTCGTTCGGGCCGCCGCCGCCCGACGCGGAGATCATCTGCCACCACGACGCGGCGCCGCACAACGTGATCTGGCGCCCCGACGGCACCCTGGCGATGATCGACTTCGACCTGGCCTCGCCCGGGTCGCGCATCTACGACGTGGCGTACGCCGCGTGGACCTGGGTGCCGATCTTCAGCGACCGCGACTCGATCACGCTGGGCTGGCACCGGCCGGACCGCCCGCGCCGCCTGCGCCTGTTCGCCGACGCGTACGGGCTGATCCCGCGCGACCGCCACCGCCTGGTCCGGACCATCCGCAAGCGGATCGTCGACCACGTCGAGGGCATCCGCCGGCTGGCCACCGCGGGGGAGCCCGCGTTCGTGCGGATCGTGCAGAAGGGACACCTTCGGCGGCCGCTGCGCGACCTTCGGCTGATTGACTACGAGCGTTACACGCTGGAACACGCCCTGCGCTGA
- a CDS encoding [protein-PII] uridylyltransferase has translation MGPGHTAPSSTDGAVGPGPAYSRLAQRDPSAIGADARAARADALDDWLRRLLPPAFTGRPTGLALVAVGGLGRRECTPHGDLDLILLHSGVAGVDELAASLWYPIWDARMGLDHSTRTVAESLDAAHDDVKVALGLLDARHVAGDAALTAQLARSAVDQWRRTGRRQLLRLRELCEERHAAHGELAYLLEGDLKEAAGGLRDVGVLRGIGVAGVADALPPQVRAAATRLLDVRDALHVSIGRRNDRLRAQERSQVAELLGLADGDALLRRIGLDARTVSWSLTDAWRSVQRWHGPTGRGVDPRAAEAAAIRRPIARDVVAVNGEIVLARAAVGPQPDPSLSLRVAAAAAQHHMPIARATLEWLARFCPPLPTPWPASARTAFLTLLGAGTGLVPAWEACDRFGLTSQWLSQWTRLRGTPQHHPVHRYTLDRHLVQAAANAATWSREVARPDLLVLGALLHDVGKGLPGDHSEIGADLVVEIGTAIGLPTADVATISDLVRHHLLLPDVATRRDLDDPATIAQVVKAVGDVGTLELLHMLARSDAAATGPAAWSAWKSKLIDDLVNRVRAVLGGAEPPAPAAPDPALVAGPLPVVQVADDWVALAAQDRRGLLAAVAGCLATHRLEIVAVNSSTIGDRAIFECAVNARYGAAPDRELLAADLRRVGLDQLPAPRRLATAGGGRAATVAPRVIWAEATDAQVLELRATDSPGLLYRVTSALAELGVDVRTARVSTLGADVVDAFYLVGDFDRAEVEAAVLAAA, from the coding sequence ATGGGCCCGGGGCACACCGCACCTTCCAGCACGGACGGGGCGGTGGGCCCCGGGCCCGCCTATTCCCGGCTCGCGCAGCGCGATCCGTCCGCCATCGGCGCCGACGCCCGGGCCGCCCGGGCCGACGCGCTCGACGACTGGCTGCGCCGCCTGCTGCCACCCGCCTTCACCGGGCGGCCCACCGGGCTCGCGCTGGTGGCCGTGGGCGGACTGGGCCGCCGCGAGTGCACGCCGCACGGCGACCTCGACCTGATCCTGCTGCACAGCGGCGTGGCCGGGGTCGACGAGCTGGCCGCCTCGCTGTGGTACCCGATCTGGGACGCCCGGATGGGGCTGGACCACTCGACGCGCACCGTCGCCGAGTCGCTGGACGCCGCGCACGACGACGTCAAGGTCGCACTCGGCCTGCTCGACGCCCGGCACGTGGCCGGCGACGCGGCTCTGACCGCTCAGCTCGCCCGCTCGGCCGTGGACCAGTGGCGGCGCACCGGCCGCCGCCAGCTGCTGCGGCTGCGGGAGCTGTGCGAGGAGCGCCACGCCGCCCACGGCGAACTGGCATACCTGCTGGAGGGCGACCTCAAGGAGGCCGCAGGCGGGCTGCGCGACGTCGGCGTGCTGCGCGGCATCGGCGTGGCCGGAGTCGCCGACGCGCTGCCGCCGCAGGTACGCGCCGCCGCGACGCGGCTGCTGGACGTACGCGACGCGCTGCACGTGAGCATCGGGCGGCGCAACGACCGGCTGCGGGCCCAGGAGCGGTCGCAGGTGGCCGAGCTGCTGGGGCTGGCCGACGGGGACGCGCTGCTGCGCCGGATCGGGCTGGACGCGCGTACCGTCTCGTGGTCGCTGACCGACGCCTGGCGCTCGGTGCAGCGCTGGCACGGGCCCACCGGCCGCGGGGTCGACCCGCGCGCCGCCGAGGCCGCCGCGATCCGCCGCCCGATCGCCCGCGACGTCGTGGCCGTCAACGGCGAGATCGTGCTGGCCCGCGCCGCCGTCGGGCCGCAGCCCGACCCGTCGCTGTCGCTGCGCGTGGCCGCCGCCGCGGCGCAGCACCACATGCCCATCGCGCGGGCCACGCTGGAGTGGCTGGCCCGCTTCTGCCCGCCGCTGCCGACGCCGTGGCCCGCCTCGGCGCGGACCGCGTTCCTGACCCTGCTCGGCGCCGGGACCGGCCTGGTGCCCGCCTGGGAGGCGTGCGACCGGTTCGGGCTGACCTCGCAGTGGCTGTCGCAGTGGACCCGGCTGCGCGGCACCCCGCAGCACCACCCGGTGCACCGCTACACCCTCGACCGGCACCTGGTCCAGGCCGCCGCCAACGCCGCGACCTGGTCGCGCGAGGTCGCCCGGCCCGACCTGCTGGTGCTCGGGGCGCTGCTGCACGACGTCGGCAAGGGCCTGCCCGGCGACCACAGCGAGATCGGCGCCGACCTGGTCGTGGAGATCGGCACCGCGATCGGCCTGCCCACCGCCGACGTGGCCACGATCTCCGACCTGGTCCGCCACCACCTGCTGCTGCCGGACGTGGCCACCCGCCGCGACCTCGACGACCCGGCCACGATCGCGCAGGTGGTCAAGGCGGTCGGCGACGTGGGCACGCTCGAACTGCTGCACATGCTGGCGCGTTCCGACGCCGCCGCCACCGGCCCGGCCGCGTGGTCGGCCTGGAAGTCCAAGCTCATCGACGACCTGGTGAACCGGGTGCGCGCGGTGCTCGGCGGGGCCGAGCCGCCCGCGCCCGCCGCGCCCGATCCGGCCCTGGTCGCCGGTCCGCTGCCGGTGGTCCAGGTCGCCGACGACTGGGTCGCGCTGGCCGCCCAGGACCGGCGCGGGCTGCTCGCCGCGGTCGCGGGCTGCCTGGCCACGCACCGGCTGGAGATCGTCGCGGTGAACTCGTCGACCATCGGCGACCGGGCGATCTTCGAGTGCGCCGTCAACGCCCGCTACGGCGCGGCGCCGGACCGGGAGCTGCTCGCCGCCGACCTGCGCCGGGTCGGCCTGGACCAGCTCCCCGCTCCGCGCCGGCTGGCCACCGCCGGCGGCGGGCGTGCCGCGACCGTCGCGCCCAGGGTGATCTGGGCCGAGGCGACCGACGCGCAGGTGCTGGAACTGCGCGCCACCGACTCGCCCGGCCTGCTCTACCGGGTCACGTCGGCGCTGGCCGAGCTGGGCGTCGACGTCCGCACAGCTCGGGTGTCGACGCTGGGCGCCGACGTCGTCGACGCGTTCTACCTGGTCGGTGACTTCGACCGGGCCGAGGTCGAGGCGGCGGTGCTGGCCGCCGCCTGA
- a CDS encoding ammonium transporter has protein sequence MLLAEEVLTVDTGNTTWLLVSSALVLLMTPGLAFFYGGLNRSKSVLNMMMMSFASIGLISVLWLLYGFSLSFGINESNNDYIGSFTQYLGFAKGTTGTTFSEFWFAGGASTGIPTYVFMVFQMMFAIITVALISGSLSDRTKFFGWLLFATGWFTLVYVPVAHWVWGGGFIGAKIHALDFAGGTAVHINAGAAALAAALVVGKRVGWPKDTFKPHNVPFVALGAGLLWFGWFGFNAGSELTADGTAAIAFVNTQVATAAALLGWLLVEWIRDGKPTLVGASSGAVAGLVAITPACGFISPWAAVVLGLVAGAVCALAVSLKYKLGYDDSLDVVGVHFVGGWIGSLAIGLFANAAVNSWITDPKILGASEGLFYGGGVTQLGRQALASGIVSVYSFTVAGIIAFLVSKVAGLRVSKEAEIEGIDISEHAESAYDFSPASGGGGTGAFALAGISTPKAPVAEVEESAPVTEKVSG, from the coding sequence GTGCTGCTCGCTGAGGAAGTACTTACGGTCGACACCGGCAACACCACGTGGTTGCTGGTCTCCTCCGCGCTCGTCCTGCTCATGACTCCCGGCCTGGCCTTCTTCTACGGCGGCCTGAACCGGTCGAAGAGCGTCCTGAACATGATGATGATGAGCTTCGCGTCCATCGGACTCATCTCGGTGCTGTGGCTGCTGTACGGCTTCTCGCTGAGCTTCGGTATCAACGAGAGCAACAACGACTACATCGGCAGCTTCACGCAGTACCTCGGCTTCGCCAAGGGCACCACCGGCACCACGTTCTCGGAGTTCTGGTTCGCGGGCGGTGCGTCCACCGGCATCCCGACCTACGTGTTCATGGTCTTCCAGATGATGTTCGCCATCATCACGGTCGCCCTGATCAGCGGCTCGCTGTCGGACCGCACCAAGTTCTTCGGCTGGCTGCTGTTCGCCACCGGCTGGTTCACGCTGGTGTACGTCCCGGTCGCGCACTGGGTGTGGGGCGGCGGCTTCATCGGCGCCAAGATCCACGCGCTCGACTTCGCCGGCGGTACCGCGGTCCACATCAACGCCGGTGCGGCGGCCCTGGCCGCGGCGCTGGTGGTCGGCAAGCGCGTCGGCTGGCCCAAGGACACCTTCAAGCCGCACAACGTGCCGTTCGTCGCCCTGGGCGCCGGTCTGCTGTGGTTCGGCTGGTTCGGCTTCAACGCCGGCTCCGAGCTGACCGCCGACGGCACCGCCGCGATCGCGTTCGTCAACACCCAGGTCGCCACCGCCGCCGCGCTGCTGGGCTGGCTGCTGGTCGAGTGGATCCGCGACGGCAAGCCGACCCTGGTCGGTGCCTCGTCGGGTGCCGTGGCCGGTCTGGTCGCGATCACCCCCGCCTGCGGCTTCATCTCGCCCTGGGCCGCCGTCGTGCTCGGCCTGGTCGCCGGTGCGGTCTGCGCCCTGGCGGTGAGCCTGAAGTACAAGCTCGGCTACGACGACTCGCTCGACGTGGTCGGCGTGCACTTCGTCGGTGGCTGGATCGGCTCGCTCGCGATCGGCCTCTTCGCCAACGCGGCGGTCAACTCCTGGATCACCGACCCGAAGATCCTCGGCGCCAGCGAGGGCCTCTTCTACGGTGGCGGCGTGACCCAGCTGGGCCGCCAGGCGCTGGCCAGCGGCATCGTCTCGGTCTACTCGTTCACCGTGGCCGGCATCATCGCCTTCCTGGTGAGCAAGGTCGCCGGTCTGCGGGTCTCCAAGGAGGCCGAGATCGAGGGCATCGACATCAGCGAGCACGCCGAGAGCGCGTACGACTTCTCTCCGGCCAGTGGTGGCGGCGGCACCGGCGCCTTCGCCCTCGCGGGTATCAGCACGCCGAAGGCCCCCGTGGCCGAGGTCGAGGAGTCGGCTCCGGTCACCGAGAAGGTGTCCGGTTAA
- a CDS encoding P-II family nitrogen regulator has protein sequence MKLVTAVIKPYQLDAVKEALHAMGVAGLTVSEVQGYGRQKGHTEVYRGAEYTVEFLPKIRIEVVTDELDVEKVVDSIVTAARTGKIGDGKVWVTEVSDVVRVRTGERGLDAL, from the coding sequence ATGAAGCTGGTTACCGCCGTCATCAAGCCGTACCAGCTGGACGCTGTCAAGGAGGCTCTGCACGCCATGGGCGTGGCCGGGCTGACGGTCAGCGAGGTCCAGGGGTATGGCCGGCAGAAGGGCCACACCGAGGTGTACCGGGGTGCCGAGTACACGGTGGAGTTCCTGCCGAAGATCCGCATCGAGGTCGTGACGGACGAGCTGGACGTGGAGAAGGTCGTCGACTCCATCGTCACCGCCGCCCGCACCGGCAAGATCGGCGACGGGAAGGTCTGGGTCACGGAGGTCTCCGACGTGGTCCGGGTCCGCACCGGCGAGCGCGGTCTCGACGCGCTCTGA